One part of the uncultured Bacteroides sp. genome encodes these proteins:
- a CDS encoding GntR family transcriptional regulator, with amino-acid sequence MKKDFGQHTTKVKQLADLISKSISMGTYKKGDPLPSINQLSAEYKVSRDTVFKAFKDLQERGAIDSTPGKGYYVTNKIVNVLLLLDQYSPFKDVLYNSFIKRLPAGYKVDLLFHQYNERLFKTLIRESAGRYNKYIVMNFSNEKFSDVLCKIDPNKLLLLDFGKFDKSSYSYVCQDFDDGLYNSLKSVLPILCKYKKLVLVFSKDLMHPQSSKDYFRKFCDDNGFLCEIADSLDECKLQHGVAYLVIKLQDVVDIIKQSRALNLKCGSDIGVLAYNDIPSYEVIDNGITALTINWEKMGAKVADFVLNNTKIYEYLPTEVILRSSL; translated from the coding sequence ATGAAAAAGGATTTTGGACAACATACAACTAAGGTTAAGCAACTGGCCGACTTGATAAGTAAGTCTATCTCGATGGGCACCTATAAAAAAGGCGACCCGCTTCCTTCTATTAACCAACTTAGTGCTGAATATAAAGTATCTAGAGATACAGTCTTTAAAGCCTTTAAAGATTTACAGGAACGTGGAGCTATTGATTCTACTCCCGGTAAAGGCTACTATGTAACGAATAAAATCGTTAATGTTCTTTTATTGCTGGATCAGTATTCGCCTTTCAAAGATGTGCTTTACAATAGTTTCATCAAACGCTTACCTGCCGGTTATAAGGTTGATTTGCTTTTCCATCAGTACAATGAACGTTTGTTTAAGACCTTGATCAGAGAATCTGCCGGACGTTACAATAAATACATTGTGATGAACTTCAGTAATGAGAAATTCTCGGATGTTTTGTGCAAGATTGATCCTAATAAGTTGCTTCTTCTCGATTTTGGTAAGTTTGACAAGTCTTCCTATTCTTATGTTTGTCAGGATTTTGATGATGGGTTATATAATAGCCTGAAATCGGTACTTCCTATTCTTTGTAAATATAAGAAACTGGTACTGGTATTTTCAAAAGATTTAATGCATCCTCAAAGTAGCAAGGACTATTTCAGAAAGTTCTGTGATGATAATGGTTTTTTGTGTGAAATTGCCGATTCTCTTGATGAATGCAAACTTCAGCATGGGGTGGCTTATCTGGTGATTAAACTTCAGGATGTTGTTGATATTATAAAGCAGAGTAGGGCACTTAACCTTAAATGTGGCAGTGATATTGGTGTTTTGGCTTACAACGATATCCCTTCTTATGAGGTTATTGATAACGGAATTACTGCTTTGACTATAAATTGGGAAAAGATGGGGGCTAAAGTTGCCGACTTTGTTCTGAATAATACTAAAATATATGAGTATCTGCCTACGGAAGTAATTCTTCGTAGCTCTTTATAA
- a CDS encoding long-chain fatty acid--CoA ligase — MTYHHLSVLVHRQAEKYGDRVALKYRDYDKGQWIPVTWNQFSETVQVAANAMVEMGIAEQENIGVFSQNKPECLYTDFAAFANRAVTIPLYATSSPSQAQYIVNDAGIRFLFVGEQFQYDAAFTVLPLCASLERLIIFDRVVVKDKQDTTSIYFDEFLKMGEAKQHAAVVEERSSKASFDDLANILYTSGTTGEPKGVMIHHSCYKEQMRTHDIRLVTMTDQDVSMNFLPLTHIFEKTWAYYCIHKGVLTCINLRPNDIQMTIKEIRPTLMCNVPRFWEKVYDGVQEVINQATGLKKSLMLDAIKVGKVHNVDYLRVGKTPPLMNQLKYKFYDKTIYSVLRKTIGIENGNFFPTAGAAISNEINEFLHSVGVNIVVGYGLTESTATVSCLTMTDYTIGSVGKIMPDLEVKIGENNEILLRGKSISKGYYKKAEANKTAFTEDGWFRTGDAGYIKDGELYLTERIKDLFKTSNGKYIAPQALETKLVVDRFIEQVAIIANQRKFVSALIVPNYEHVIAYAKEKGIEYSSLQELLQNSKIIELFKSRIDTLQQQFAHYEQVKYFTLLPEPFSMEKGELTNTLKMKRNIIENNYKEVIDKMYGA, encoded by the coding sequence ATGACTTATCATCATTTATCTGTTTTGGTTCATCGCCAGGCCGAAAAATATGGCGACCGTGTGGCCCTGAAATACCGGGATTATGATAAGGGACAATGGATTCCTGTTACATGGAATCAGTTCTCTGAAACGGTTCAAGTTGCAGCTAATGCAATGGTTGAGATGGGGATAGCCGAACAGGAAAATATCGGTGTGTTCTCTCAGAATAAACCGGAATGTTTATATACAGATTTTGCAGCTTTTGCCAATCGTGCTGTTACTATTCCGTTATATGCAACCAGCTCTCCATCACAGGCACAGTATATTGTGAATGATGCTGGAATTCGTTTCTTGTTTGTTGGTGAACAATTTCAATATGACGCAGCATTCACCGTTCTTCCTTTATGCGCTTCTTTGGAACGTCTTATTATTTTCGACCGTGTGGTTGTGAAAGATAAACAGGATACCACTTCCATTTACTTTGATGAATTTCTGAAAATGGGAGAAGCCAAACAGCATGCTGCTGTTGTTGAAGAACGTTCTTCGAAAGCTAGTTTCGATGATTTAGCAAATATTCTTTATACATCCGGAACAACGGGTGAACCTAAGGGTGTGATGATTCATCATTCCTGCTATAAAGAGCAGATGAGAACTCATGATATTCGCTTGGTTACTATGACCGATCAGGATGTTTCTATGAACTTCTTACCTCTTACTCATATCTTTGAAAAAACATGGGCGTATTATTGTATTCATAAGGGAGTTTTGACTTGCATAAACTTGCGTCCGAATGATATACAGATGACGATTAAGGAAATCCGTCCAACGTTGATGTGTAATGTTCCTCGTTTCTGGGAAAAAGTGTATGATGGTGTACAAGAAGTTATCAATCAGGCTACAGGATTGAAAAAATCTTTGATGTTGGATGCTATTAAGGTTGGTAAGGTGCATAATGTTGATTATTTACGAGTAGGAAAAACTCCTCCATTAATGAATCAGCTGAAATATAAGTTTTATGATAAAACTATTTACTCTGTTCTGAGAAAGACTATTGGAATTGAGAATGGCAATTTCTTCCCAACTGCAGGTGCTGCCATATCTAATGAAATAAATGAATTTCTTCATTCGGTAGGTGTAAATATTGTGGTAGGTTATGGATTGACTGAATCTACTGCAACAGTATCTTGTTTAACTATGACTGATTACACAATTGGTTCTGTGGGAAAGATAATGCCCGACCTGGAGGTTAAGATTGGAGAAAATAACGAGATCCTTCTTCGTGGTAAATCTATATCTAAAGGGTATTATAAGAAAGCCGAAGCTAATAAAACTGCCTTTACTGAAGATGGCTGGTTTCGCACTGGTGATGCCGGATATATTAAAGATGGTGAGCTATATTTGACAGAGCGTATCAAAGACTTGTTTAAGACATCTAACGGTAAGTATATTGCTCCTCAGGCATTGGAAACCAAACTGGTTGTGGATCGTTTTATCGAACAGGTGGCTATCATTGCCAATCAGCGTAAATTTGTGTCGGCTCTTATTGTTCCCAACTATGAACATGTGATAGCTTATGCTAAAGAAAAAGGAATTGAATATTCTTCATTGCAGGAGTTATTGCAGAATTCTAAGATTATTGAACTGTTCAAGTCTCGTATTGATACGCTTCAACAACAGTTTGCCCATTATGAACAAGTGAAGTATTTTACATTACTACCTGAGCCGTTCAGCATGGAAAAAGGAGAGCTGACAAATACTTTGAAAATGAAAAGGAATATAATTGAAAATAACTATAAAGAAGTTATTGACAAGATGTATGGGGCGTAA
- a CDS encoding RHS repeat-associated core domain-containing protein: protein MYLISFLYKCLNDWSSGNVIYENGVFSRILVDDGYITMSAATPTYHYSILDHQGNNRVVFNQNGTIEQTNHYYPFGMTFGEGIDNSDNRYKYNGKELDRMHGLDLYDYGARHYDAAIGRWGVIDPHVENYYSISPYAYCANNPIRFVDPTGMDYGLTFDDKAKTVTVNATYYATSSSLKSANQSAKTLNQQSGNYTYTVGKGDDVTTYKVNFEVKVVEVKIDPNLGEMGSLNTTLSADNSGQGNVYIVVPDSKLDANTNGATINGNYIQVKYSQQNANTGAHEMGHSLGLDHDTKGLMTPSSTDPNRSSNVNKRNVNDMISYPLGGKVNYEYDSNGNKVNAGKGTVNNNTNYTNDELKKGKVN, encoded by the coding sequence ATGTATCTTATTTCTTTCCTTTATAAGTGTCTAAACGACTGGAGTAGCGGTAATGTGATCTATGAAAACGGAGTTTTCAGCAGAATACTGGTGGATGATGGTTATATAACGATGAGTGCTGCAACACCAACTTACCATTACTCTATTCTGGATCATCAAGGGAATAACCGTGTAGTATTCAATCAAAATGGGACTATTGAACAAACCAATCATTACTATCCCTTTGGAATGACTTTCGGTGAAGGAATTGATAATTCTGATAACAGGTACAAATACAATGGTAAGGAACTTGATCGCATGCATGGATTGGATTTGTATGATTATGGTGCACGGCATTATGATGCTGCTATTGGTCGATGGGGTGTGATAGACCCTCATGTAGAGAATTATTATTCGATTTCTCCCTACGCCTATTGTGCAAACAACCCTATAAGATTTGTAGATCCCACAGGTATGGATTATGGACTTACTTTTGATGATAAAGCGAAGACAGTAACTGTTAATGCTACTTATTATGCAACATCTTCATCTTTGAAATCTGCTAATCAATCTGCAAAAACATTAAATCAACAAAGTGGCAACTATACTTATACAGTAGGAAAAGGAGATGATGTTACTACCTATAAAGTTAATTTTGAAGTTAAAGTTGTTGAAGTTAAAATTGATCCAAATTTAGGTGAGATGGGATCACTAAATACAACTTTAAGTGCTGATAATTCCGGTCAAGGAAACGTTTACATTGTAGTACCCGATTCTAAACTGGATGCAAATACTAATGGTGCTACTATTAATGGTAATTATATTCAAGTAAAATATTCTCAGCAAAATGCTAATACAGGGGCACATGAAATGGGACATTCTTTAGGATTAGACCATGATACCAAAGGATTAATGACACCATCATCGACAGACCCAAACCGATCAAGTAATGTAAATAAACGAAATGTTAATGATATGATTTCGTATCCATTAGGAGGTAAAGTAAATTATGAATATGATTCAAATGGCAATAAAGTTAATGCAGGTAAAGGTACAGTTAATAATAATACAAATTATACAAATGATGAATTAAAAAAAGGAAAGGTGAATTAA
- a CDS encoding RHS repeat-associated core domain-containing protein: MNWKVQNDTQRGYNFHYDELSRITAADYQNNDANTDKNYSTTYTYDNMSNIKSLTRYGLSAKPSTFGIIDTLTLNYNGNQLTSIADAVNPGPLYTGAFNFVDSISTKTEYKYDSNGNLTEDLNKKIAKIQYNILNLPSALQFTQGHTTEYLYDAAGVKRRVKQITAVPDMFVSMGTIRPVSNDSIKEITQTDYCGKVIYENGTLSRILVDGGYITMSGTIPTYHYYIQDHLGNNRVVFNQSGTIEQTNHYYPFGMTFGEGTENSDNRYKYNGKELDRMHGLDLYDYGARHYDAAIGRWGVIDPLAEKYYSVSPYAYCANNPIRFVDPD; this comes from the coding sequence ATGAACTGGAAAGTACAGAATGATACTCAAAGAGGATACAATTTTCATTACGATGAGCTGAGTCGTATTACCGCAGCCGATTATCAGAATAATGATGCTAATACAGACAAGAATTATTCAACTACCTATACGTATGATAATATGAGTAATATAAAGAGCCTGACAAGATATGGCTTGTCTGCAAAACCGTCAACCTTTGGAATAATAGATACCCTGACACTGAATTACAATGGCAATCAGCTTACAAGCATTGCAGATGCCGTAAACCCAGGGCCACTGTATACAGGCGCATTTAATTTTGTGGATAGCATTAGCACTAAGACTGAATATAAATATGATTCAAACGGGAACTTAACAGAAGATCTTAACAAGAAAATAGCAAAAATTCAATACAATATATTAAATTTGCCAAGTGCGTTACAATTTACTCAAGGCCATACCACAGAATATCTTTATGATGCTGCAGGAGTGAAACGAAGAGTAAAGCAGATAACTGCAGTGCCGGATATGTTTGTCTCTATGGGAACAATTCGTCCTGTTTCGAATGATTCTATAAAAGAAATTACCCAAACGGATTATTGCGGCAAAGTGATCTATGAAAACGGAACTCTCAGCAGAATACTTGTTGATGGCGGGTATATAACAATGAGTGGTACAATACCCACTTATCATTATTATATTCAGGATCATTTGGGGAATAACCGTGTGGTATTCAATCAGAGCGGAACGATTGAGCAAACCAATCACTATTATCCCTTCGGAATGACTTTCGGTGAAGGAACTGAGAATTCTGATAATAGGTACAAATACAATGGTAAGGAACTTGATCGGATGCATGGATTGGATTTGTATGATTATGGTGCTCGGCATTATGATGCTGCTATTGGTAGATGGGGAGTAATCGATCCTTTGGCGGAAAAGTATTATTCTGTTTCGCCGTATGCGTATTGTGCTAATAATCCAATAAGATTTGTAGATCCGGATTGA
- a CDS encoding DUF6443 domain-containing protein, translated as MITLQEYDDFGRETNLWLPTPYPGNGSYVDPGAIKDASKGTYNDNSPYSFPVYEKSPLNRVLEKYGPGDGWRNGRSVKSAFCTNKNSDSLRCAYYYVAEDNKLVKSKAYDDCQLYVSRTEDEDGHRVFEFKDKTGQVVLPRKLNGDHNHDTYYVYDDFGNKRFVLPPSAADSLTDNTYAETEGILQKFAYIYQYDSRNRCIYKKLPGADPIYMIYDKADRLIFSQDGEQRKKMPKEWSFNIPDVFGRTVLTGICKNSLVYTADPLKDIVVKADTISNDYKGYNVNISLLSPTVLTVDYYDGYGFMSRYGGPLMSDSNFSMDTNTGYGERYTGGHKGLLTGKATALLDGSGYLYNVMYYDYMGRVIQTKATNHLTGGYDKDYFLYTFTGKIKKHQHVQSAQGKATITEVYENFYDNAERLTKTTHSLNGSAPVILAENTYDDMGRLKSKSQYGELKLQITLTIYGVG; from the coding sequence CTGATTACTTTGCAGGAATATGACGATTTCGGAAGAGAAACTAATCTTTGGCTTCCCACCCCATATCCGGGCAATGGCAGCTATGTTGATCCGGGAGCAATAAAAGATGCTTCGAAGGGTACTTATAATGATAATTCTCCTTATTCATTTCCCGTTTATGAGAAATCTCCTCTAAACAGAGTGCTTGAAAAATATGGTCCCGGAGATGGCTGGCGAAACGGACGGTCTGTAAAAAGTGCATTTTGTACAAATAAAAACTCGGATTCCCTTCGGTGTGCCTATTACTATGTTGCTGAAGACAACAAACTTGTTAAATCAAAAGCCTATGATGATTGTCAGCTCTATGTCAGCCGCACGGAGGATGAAGACGGGCATAGGGTTTTTGAATTCAAGGACAAGACCGGACAGGTAGTACTGCCCCGTAAGCTAAATGGTGATCATAACCATGATACATACTATGTTTATGATGATTTTGGGAACAAACGTTTTGTACTTCCTCCTTCCGCTGCCGACAGTTTGACAGACAATACCTATGCTGAAACAGAAGGTATTCTGCAGAAGTTTGCATACATTTATCAGTACGATTCCAGAAATCGATGTATTTATAAGAAATTGCCCGGTGCAGATCCTATTTATATGATTTATGATAAAGCAGATCGTCTGATTTTTAGTCAGGATGGAGAACAACGTAAAAAAATGCCTAAGGAGTGGAGTTTTAATATTCCTGATGTATTCGGGCGTACTGTATTGACCGGTATTTGTAAGAACTCATTAGTATATACTGCAGATCCATTGAAAGATATAGTTGTAAAAGCTGATACTATAAGTAATGACTATAAAGGATATAATGTAAATATCTCATTGTTGTCTCCAACAGTATTAACTGTAGATTATTACGATGGTTATGGATTTATGTCGAGATATGGTGGTCCGTTAATGAGTGATTCTAATTTTAGTATGGATACTAATACCGGCTATGGTGAACGATACACCGGAGGACACAAAGGATTACTCACAGGTAAAGCCACAGCTTTGCTTGATGGCTCGGGCTATCTGTATAATGTAATGTATTATGATTACATGGGGCGTGTAATTCAAACCAAAGCTACCAATCATTTAACCGGTGGATATGATAAAGACTATTTCCTTTATACATTTACAGGGAAAATAAAGAAGCATCAGCATGTGCAGAGTGCACAAGGCAAAGCAACCATTACTGAAGTGTATGAGAACTTTTATGATAATGCAGAGCGCCTGACAAAAACCACTCACTCTCTCAATGGTTCAGCTCCGGTTATATTAGCAGAAAATACCTATGATGATATGGGGCGACTTAAATCAAAAAGTCAGTATGGGGAATTGAAACTACAAATTACGTTAACAATATACGGAGTTGGTTAG
- a CDS encoding RHS repeat-associated core domain-containing protein, which translates to MPSALQFAEGHTSEYLYDAAIGRWGVIDPLAEKYYWISPYVYCANNPIRFIDPDGKQVFIPLAPPAPAPVIPPSNMQSVGQSIGLLLTGAVNYVKQSLDNLKTFAIATVYVAYNKNNGQREGWKEQQKRDRDNKNGLDNNQAEFTKSVKDNVSGNMPNGDPGVKRNPKGPGAILIAVGLGSELVKEHSETTKPDVESNNNKEKVDDKKTKSETSRNSEFVNMLIEKKYKPQ; encoded by the coding sequence TTGCCAAGTGCGTTACAATTTGCCGAAGGGCATACTTCAGAGTATCTTTATGATGCTGCCATTGGCAGGTGGGGTGTGATTGATCCGTTGGCGGAGAAGTACTATTGGATATCACCATATGTGTATTGTGCGAACAACCCTATTCGATTTATAGATCCGGATGGAAAGCAGGTATTCATTCCTCTTGCTCCCCCTGCTCCTGCACCTGTTATTCCCCCGAGTAATATGCAATCTGTTGGTCAGTCTATAGGTCTGTTATTAACAGGAGCTGTTAATTATGTAAAACAGTCATTAGATAACTTAAAAACATTTGCAATTGCAACTGTTTATGTAGCATATAACAAAAATAATGGTCAGCGGGAAGGATGGAAAGAGCAACAAAAACGAGATAGAGATAATAAGAATGGGTTAGATAATAATCAAGCCGAATTCACTAAAAGTGTAAAGGATAATGTGAGTGGGAATATGCCAAATGGAGATCCGGGTGTCAAAAGGAACCCCAAAGGTCCAGGGGCTATATTGATAGCCGTAGGATTAGGCTCTGAACTTGTTAAAGAGCATTCTGAAACCACAAAACCAGATGTTGAAAGTAATAATAATAAGGAGAAAGTTGATGATAAAAAAACAAAGTCAGAGACTTCTCGTAATAGTGAGTTTGTTAATATGCTTATAGAAAAAAAATATAAACCACAGTAG
- a CDS encoding M20 family metallo-hydrolase, protein MNTEYLLSEAVGLLKSLISIPSFSREEEAVADYLQNYIESIGIETRRKGNNIICVAPMFDLRKPTILLNSHIDTVKPVNGWRKDPFSPTEENGKLYGLGSNDAGASVVTLFQVYQELSKTEQSYNLIFLASCEEEVSGKEGIESVLSELPPITLGIVGEPTEMHPAIAEKGLMVLDVVSYGKAGHAARNEGVNAIYKALDDISWFKDFKFDKESPMLGPVKMSVTQINAGTQHNVIPDRCSFVVDIRSNELYSNEDLYNTIRKNVKSDVKARSFRLNSSRISEDHPIVKRAVKMGRNPFGSPTLSDQALMPFPSVKMGPGKSSRSHTADEYILISEIEEAIEIYLKLLDGLNI, encoded by the coding sequence ATGAATACAGAATATCTTTTATCTGAAGCGGTAGGCTTATTAAAGTCTCTTATTTCTATCCCTTCTTTCAGCAGGGAAGAAGAAGCTGTTGCCGATTATCTTCAAAACTACATAGAATCCATCGGAATTGAGACTAGAAGAAAAGGGAACAACATTATTTGTGTTGCTCCTATGTTCGATTTAAGAAAACCTACGATATTGCTTAATTCGCATATAGACACAGTTAAACCGGTTAATGGATGGCGAAAAGATCCCTTTTCACCGACTGAAGAAAACGGAAAACTATACGGTTTGGGTAGTAATGATGCAGGGGCAAGTGTGGTTACACTTTTTCAGGTTTATCAGGAATTATCTAAAACGGAACAGAGTTATAACCTTATTTTCCTGGCTTCCTGCGAAGAAGAGGTTTCCGGAAAAGAAGGGATAGAGAGTGTGCTCTCTGAACTTCCGCCTATTACTCTGGGAATTGTGGGGGAACCTACAGAAATGCACCCGGCCATCGCTGAAAAGGGACTAATGGTTCTTGATGTGGTGAGTTATGGAAAGGCCGGACATGCTGCTCGCAACGAAGGTGTAAATGCCATTTATAAGGCTCTTGATGATATCAGTTGGTTTAAGGATTTCAAATTTGATAAGGAATCGCCAATGCTTGGACCTGTTAAGATGAGTGTTACTCAGATTAATGCCGGAACTCAACACAATGTAATTCCGGACAGATGCTCGTTTGTGGTGGACATTCGCAGTAACGAACTTTACTCCAACGAGGATTTATACAATACGATCAGGAAAAACGTGAAAAGCGACGTTAAAGCCCGCTCTTTTCGCCTCAATTCATCGCGCATATCGGAGGATCATCCTATTGTGAAACGTGCCGTTAAAATGGGAAGAAATCCGTTCGGATCTCCTACTCTTTCCGATCAGGCATTAATGCCTTTCCCTAGTGTGAAGATGGGGCCGGGAAAATCATCCCGTTCACATACTGCTGATGAGTATATTCTTATCAGCGAAATTGAAGAAGCTATTGAAATATATCTTAAGTTGCTCGACGGACTTAATATTTAA
- a CDS encoding GNAT family N-acetyltransferase gives MSAKEQYRDLCKEENNIPLFCQDWWMDAVCLDEWDVLLIEEKGQIVGALPYHLRKKLGFRCIVQPQLTQYNGIWIRKKQVIADYERISYEKRVFNKLIKQLEQLGLSFYQQCFHMSITNWLPFYWHGYKETTRYTYAINSIGNPEKVFSRFSPAKQRQVRKCEDKLHLSLDMRPDEFYSHHKQSLQERGEVISYSYELFQRIYKAAQNNNAGQIFAIKDDEGETHSCLLVVWDKASAYTLLYSISPKHASSGASTLVIWEAIKFLVNKTKSFDFEGGMIEGVENSYRQFATMQKSYFLIEKYYSRVFKLLFKIYKK, from the coding sequence ATGAGTGCAAAAGAACAATACCGGGATCTATGCAAAGAGGAAAACAATATTCCTCTCTTCTGCCAGGATTGGTGGATGGATGCTGTGTGCCTGGATGAATGGGATGTTCTTTTAATCGAAGAAAAGGGGCAAATTGTTGGAGCATTGCCTTATCATCTAAGAAAGAAACTTGGTTTTCGCTGTATTGTTCAGCCACAGCTTACGCAATATAACGGCATCTGGATAAGAAAAAAACAGGTTATCGCCGACTATGAACGTATATCCTATGAGAAAAGGGTTTTCAATAAGCTGATAAAGCAGTTGGAGCAGCTTGGATTATCATTTTATCAGCAATGCTTTCACATGAGCATTACCAATTGGCTTCCGTTTTACTGGCATGGCTACAAAGAGACTACCCGATATACTTATGCGATTAACAGTATAGGTAATCCTGAAAAGGTTTTTAGCAGGTTTAGTCCGGCCAAACAAAGGCAGGTAAGGAAGTGTGAGGATAAACTGCATCTTTCCTTGGATATGAGACCTGATGAGTTTTACAGCCATCATAAACAATCGTTGCAAGAACGTGGCGAGGTGATTAGTTACTCATACGAGCTGTTTCAACGGATTTACAAGGCTGCCCAAAACAACAATGCCGGACAAATATTTGCCATTAAAGACGATGAGGGCGAAACTCATTCATGCCTTTTAGTGGTTTGGGACAAAGCATCTGCTTATACGCTGCTGTATTCCATATCGCCTAAACATGCATCTTCGGGGGCATCTACACTGGTAATATGGGAAGCTATTAAGTTTCTGGTCAATAAAACAAAGAGTTTCGATTTTGAAGGGGGCATGATTGAAGGAGTTGAGAACTCTTACAGACAGTTTGCAACCATGCAAAAGTCTTATTTCTTAATTGAGAAGTACTATTCAAGGGTGTTTAAGTTGCTTTTTAAAATCTATAAAAAGTAA
- a CDS encoding asparagine synthase C-terminal domain-containing protein: protein MQEEISYSNDRICFTLKRNNNRAWFSADGICAKGYLFAPDGSFYQDKELLNYFSDVESEDLFAKKIKEANGCFAVLIKYKNTVWAAVDRVRSFPVFYACVDGKVYITDDINNLAGVTSFVIDKERKDEFAFLGYTTGKSTLLKDIYQIKAGEYIVVDSKSVYSVIYHSLIGEIDKNREYDVWKSGLKKIISNVGKRLVYLLNGRPVAIPLSGGYDSRLIAYLLYKEKYERVLCFTYGKPVDNAELKHSKEVANRLGFEWLFIDYMKYGDNRYIYDSQFLGYCSYITQFSSCYFYQEYPAIQYLTKEKKISSDTIFLPGHGGDFIAGSHLRPFMRNYSDRKQIATDLFNTHFQGKDAAPVERKKIMLSLTSQLNDLSSKSTSFQVIENWDLKERQSKYIVNSSKIWEYFGFSYCLPLFDAELMDYFSSMPFDYKLGKKLYDEVLQELFAEECIAFEDDFCLAKAFHPFLDTLKNTIKRHIHFIKGKRNLWKFDSVGFQYMMEALMQELHEKGLDKDLRSFNGATFAWYLLQLEREYSEK from the coding sequence ATGCAAGAAGAAATATCATATAGCAACGACAGGATTTGCTTTACACTGAAGCGAAATAATAACCGTGCATGGTTTTCTGCCGATGGAATCTGTGCAAAAGGATACCTTTTTGCACCTGATGGCTCTTTTTATCAGGATAAAGAATTGCTGAATTACTTTTCGGATGTAGAATCAGAAGATCTTTTTGCAAAAAAGATAAAAGAAGCAAACGGCTGTTTTGCTGTTTTGATAAAATACAAAAATACGGTTTGGGCAGCAGTAGACAGAGTACGTTCATTCCCTGTTTTTTATGCCTGTGTAGATGGAAAGGTTTATATAACCGATGATATTAATAACCTTGCCGGAGTTACCTCTTTTGTTATTGACAAAGAACGGAAAGATGAATTTGCTTTTCTTGGATATACAACCGGGAAGTCTACTTTACTAAAAGACATTTACCAGATTAAGGCCGGCGAATATATTGTTGTGGACAGTAAGTCTGTTTATTCTGTAATATATCATTCATTGATCGGTGAAATCGATAAAAACAGAGAGTATGATGTATGGAAATCAGGCTTGAAAAAGATAATATCCAACGTAGGAAAACGTTTGGTTTACCTGTTAAATGGTCGTCCGGTAGCAATTCCATTAAGCGGAGGATATGACTCTCGACTGATAGCTTATTTGCTCTATAAAGAGAAATATGAACGTGTTTTGTGCTTCACCTACGGTAAACCTGTAGATAATGCAGAGCTTAAGCACTCTAAGGAAGTGGCAAACCGCCTTGGTTTTGAGTGGTTGTTTATTGACTACATGAAGTATGGCGATAACAGGTATATTTATGATTCTCAGTTCCTCGGTTATTGCAGCTATATCACGCAATTCTCTTCCTGCTATTTCTATCAGGAGTATCCGGCAATTCAGTATCTTACCAAGGAGAAAAAAATATCTTCTGATACTATATTCCTTCCCGGACATGGTGGAGATTTTATTGCAGGTAGTCATCTTCGTCCGTTTATGCGCAATTATAGTGATAGAAAACAAATTGCAACCGATTTGTTCAATACGCACTTTCAAGGAAAAGATGCAGCTCCGGTAGAGCGAAAAAAGATAATGCTATCTCTTACCAGCCAGTTGAATGACTTAAGCTCTAAATCAACCTCATTTCAGGTAATAGAAAACTGGGATCTGAAAGAGAGGCAGTCGAAATATATAGTCAATTCATCGAAGATTTGGGAGTATTTTGGATTTAGTTATTGTCTGCCTTTGTTTGATGCTGAGCTGATGGATTATTTCTCTTCAATGCCTTTTGACTATAAGTTGGGTAAAAAGTTGTATGATGAAGTATTACAAGAGCTTTTTGCAGAAGAATGCATTGCATTTGAAGACGATTTCTGTCTGGCTAAAGCCTTTCATCCGTTTCTGGATACATTAAAAAATACAATAAAGAGACATATCCATTTCATTAAAGGCAAGCGAAACTTATGGAAATTCGATTCTGTGGGATTTCAATACATGATGGAAGCATTGATGCAAGAGCTCCATGAAAAGGGACTGGATAAAGATTTGCGAAGTTTTAATGGAGCAACATTTGCCTGGTACTTACTGCAGTTAGAGAGAGAATATAGTGAAAAGTAG